The DNA sequence CATCCCCTGACTCGGGGGAGTGAAACATGGGCAAGATGATAGAGTCCGCACGAGCGGGATTGTCCCGTAATCTGATGGCAACGGTCGATACCGACCCGGCGTTCAAGCGCATCCTGTGTTATATCGAAGCGGCAGCGACGTTGGGCCTGCTCACTTATGCGGCGGCTTCGCTGATGGCGCTCGGCGAGTAAGCTGATCGATGTCGCGGTGCATCAGGAAGGTGCCCGGACCATAGCCAACTGATGCTGCGTCGGTGTCGTGCTCAAACCCTTGCGTCGTCCAGAACCGGTCGGCGCAGTTGACCGCGACCAGCGTAATCTCGGCAAGGCCCGCACCGACCGCCAGTTCGGTGACCAGCGCGGTCGCCGCACTTCCGGCACCCTGACCGCGCGTTTCGGGTAGCAGCGCGATGTCGTGAAGATAGAAGGTGTCCGCATTCGCCGGGATCGCACCCAGCAACGCGCCGAGCGCAGGCGGCGTATCGCGGTGCCATGGGTGGCTGACGAGCAACCCGTGTACCTCACCCACGTCGTCCCACACGAAACACCCCGCCGGATACAGCACCAGTCGCTCGGCATAGACCGCCAATGGCTCGGCATAACGGCCATGCACTGCGGCCGAGATCGCCGTCACCGCCGCGAGATCACCTTTGCTCATCGCGCGCCACCCGGCCATCAGCCGGCCTTGCAGCGATAGACCAGCCGTTCGTTGAACACCTGCGGCAGCGCGGTACGGATTGCCTGTTGTTGCGCCGCCAGATTGGCGCGGGCGGCGGGGTCAGTGGAGCAGGATTTGACCTTCACCTCCGCCCGCCGCTTGCGCGCCGCCGACATTTGCGGGGCGGTCAGCAGATAGCGGGTGGTGGAGTAGGTTCGCGTCGTCGGCGCATATTCCAGCACCGACACGGTTTGCTCGTCGTCGGGCACCAGGATGCGCTGCCAGTTCTGGCCACTCTCGGCATATTGGGTACGCGCATTGACGCAGCCATCGGGATTGATGTCGATCTTCACGTCTTCGGTGGTGGAGACGGTGACGCGCGAGCGGGCCGGATCGATCGCGCAGACCATCTTGCCAAGACCTCCGGGTTCGGCGGCGGCGGGCGGAACGCTGACCCCGGCCGCAGCGTCGATCGCGGCGGGATCGAAGGCGGGGCGGGTGAAGAAGGTGACGAACGCCGCGACGACGAGCACGCCGCCACCCGCCGCACACCAGATCGCCTCGCGCTGTTGCCCGCGCGTATAAAACAGCCCTGCGCCGCCGATGCTCAGCGCGCCCAGCACCAGCAGCAGTGTCGCCCCGGCGATGTAGTTCTCGCGCGTCACGAAATTGTCGATCCGCGCCTGATCCAGCGCGCCCTCGCGGTCGGCGGCGGCACGGGCGGCGGCTTCGCGCTGGCGCACCTCCTCGACCGAGCGGGCTTTCTCCGCTTCGCTGCGGTCGGCCGCCAGCCGGTCGGCGATGCTGGTACAGGCGACGCCATTGGCGGGCATGGGCTGTTTCGCTTCGCGCATGAACGCGGCGACCTCTTCATTGCCGATCGCAAAGCCGAACGACGCGTCGCCATCGTCGGCGCGGGTCAGCGCGGCATTGACGCCCAGCACGCGCCCGCACGGATCGAGCAACGGCCCCCCTGAATTGCCGCGCGCAATGCCCGCAGTGTGGAGCAGCACGCGCACGCCCTGCAAATCGCGGCGCCCCGAAAACACCCCCTGCGAGCGGATCGGCGACAACGGCGTGATGAAATCGGCGGAAGAGCGGGCGGTGGCGAGATCGACATTGCCGGGATAGCCCAGCGCGATCATCACATCGCCCTCTCCGATCGGACCATTGTAAAAGGTGAGCGGGGGCAGGCGGATGCCGGTGAACTCGATCAGCGCCAGATCGCGATCCGAGTCCACAGCGATCAGCCTTCCCTGATAGCTTTTGTCGCCTTCGGACGGGACGACGCCGATCAGGACATTGCCGGGATAGCGTTCAGCCGCCTCGACGACATGGGCGTTGGTGATGACGCGATTGGGGGCGACGGCAAAGCCGCTGCCATGGCCGAATCCGACCACTTCGCCCTCGACCGTGGCGATGGTGACGATCCGCACAACGCCGCGCCCCGATGCGGAGATGTCGTCAGCGTGCGCCGGGCCCGCCAGGCCCAGCATCAGCGCGAACGCCAGCAGCAATCGTTTCAACAAGACGCCCTCCGGCACAAAAACCCCGCTTTGTGTCGCGGAAGCGCGGGCGGGGTTCAAGCGCGCTTATTGGGTGGCGGCAGTTTCCTTCGCTTCGACCGTCTTGCCGGACTTCTTCGCAAGCAGCCGCACCAGCATCTCGCGCGGCGTCTCCTTGTCGTCCTCGTCCTCGGCAGTCTTATACTGGTCCATCACGCGCTCGCGGCGGCGCTTGTCCTTTTCGGTCTCGTCGGCGATCCCATAGGCGTCGGGGGCGATCGTGCTGATCGCGTCGTCGATCATGCCGCGAGTCTCGTAATCCGACGCCACCATATAGCGCAATGTGCTCTCCCGCGGGATCAGATCGAGTGCATGCGATAGCGCATTTTGCGCGGCGGCCGGGGGCAACACGCCGCGCCGCGAATAGCTTTCATAGAAAGCGCGCGCAAAACGGGGTTCGTTGGGCAGCGCCTTCAACGCGACCCGAATCCGCGCCCGGGCTGCGTCCCACGCCGCATTGTCCGTCGATTTGGCCTTGGCGAGCGCGACCGTTTCCATGTCGCCCTTGAAGTAATTCGCCCATGGATCGGCGGGCTGCCGGGCCAGCCACCGGTTGGTCGCGGCGGTCGCTTCGGCAAAGTTGCCGGCGAGGCGTTCGGCCTCGATCAACATACGCAGTGCGTAGAGATTGTCGGGATGGGCGCGGGCAATTTCCCGAACACGGCGCGCAAAGCCCTGCGCCTTGCCGGTTGCGACGCCCGAACTGAGCGACATCTGCGCGGTCAGCAAGGCGTCCTCCGCAGCGCCCAGTTTTGCGACTTCGATCTTGCCGGGGTCCAGGCTCAGATACTGGGTGGCACTGGCATCGATCTTCGAGCGGCGGGCATAAGCGCGCACGGCAGCGTTGAACTTTTCGATGTCGCCGAACGCCTTGAGCGCCTCCCCGAAATTCTGACCCGCATTGATGCGCTTCAGATAGTCGCCGAGCATCTTGCGACCCTCGGGCGTGCTGTTGAGATAATGGACCGTGATCCAGCCCTGGGAATAGATCGCAAATCGCTCGAAATTCGACTTGCCTGGAATCGGGTTCATCAATTCCTTCAGATGGACCCAGTCCATCGAACGCAGCGCCTGTGCGCGGTTGTCGAGGAACAGGCCGACCTTCACGACATTATTGTCGTCGATCTCGATCGCGCCGGCATAATCGGCAAAGCCTTCCGTATACCAGGCCGGATAGGCGGCGGCGAAATACTGGAACATGAAATGATGCGTCAGCTCATGCTGAAGCACCGTCTTCGCCTCCAGCCCCGGCATCTTGTAGCGTGCGCCCGCCGGCGGTTTGGTGCTGATCCGCGGCATCACCGTGAACGGCCCGCGCATCGTGGTGTTGTAATAACCCGCGACGCCGGGGGCCGGGTAAGGCAGCGATTCCGACACATCGTCCACCGTCCGCACGAAATAGACCGTGATCCTGACCGGGACCTCCTTGGGTCGTCGTGCCCCGGTCATCGCCTGCAGCACATGGCTGAACTTCTCCAGATCGGCGACGCGCTTCTTCAGATCCTCCGCCGTTCCTTCACTGTAAGCGATATAATTGGTGGATTCCGCGCGGACCCATTCGGCCTGTGCGGCGGCGGGCAGGGTCAGGCATGCGGCGAACAGGAGCTTGCGGATCACAGGACAGTCTTCCCTCTGGCGTTACGGTGACGCAAGGGGACAGCCGGTCGCTCCGCCACGGCTGACGCCGCGCGCGTTGGGCAAGCATGACGAACCCCCTATGGTCAGCCGACTCGGATGCTAGCGAGGGATAATCCGCGCGTCGAGACGTCTCATGCGTAACGACCTCAACGAAATAGGCAGGATCAACCCTGACGCGTCAGGGCTTGGCATCTGCGCCAGCGTCTTCGCCATCTGCGGGCTTCTCGCGTAGCGTCCTGAGCCCCTCTGTACCCTTGCCGGCGTCGATCGCCGCGATCAGGGTTGCAGCAGCTTTTGCGAGGCCCCCGCCATGCGGATCATAGGCTAGCGGCTTGAGCAACTCGCGCGCCATCGCCGGGTTGCCGTCCTGCAGATAAGTGGTCGCCGCATTCATCCGCAGACCGCGATCCTGCGGGCCGAGCTCGAACGCACGGTACAGGCCAATGCGGGCATTCTTGGTCGGTATCTGCCCGGCCTCCACGAAGCTGCGGAAGAACAGGATCAGGGGCTCGGGATCGTCGGGATCGAGCCGGTTGGCAGTGCTGATGATCTTGCGGATTGCCGACCATGTTTCCTTGCTCTGATCGCTCGCCTTTTCCGCCAGCGCCATTCGCGCCATCGCTTTGTACACATGGGCGTCGATCGCCTTGGCATCGACCGCGATCGCACGGTCGGCGGCGCCTTCCGCCCCGCCATAATCACCGGCGTCATAGGCGGTTTCGGCGAGCACGATCTGAGCGCCGGGATCATCCGGGAACGGGGCGGCGGCCTTCTTCGCCTGAACATAGACGCCGGGTGCGGTCTTTTCATTCACGCCATTTTTGGAGACGATGCGCACGTCCATCGTCGCCGCCTCACCTGGCGTAAGCTTGCGGATCTTGACCGGACCAACGGTGAAGGCAGCGGGAAGAACGGTCTTTCCGACGAATTTACCGGTCTTGTAGCGCTCAAGCTCGCGGTCGAGCAGCTTGAGATCGCCGAATGCCTCGGTCGCGGCCTGCATCGCCGGTTTGCCATCGTTGATTGCGAGCAGATAGGTCGAGAGCTGCTTGGGACGCCGCTCTCCGAAGGTCAGATAATGGGTGAGCAGCCAGCCGCGCCCATAAAGGCCATCGCGCTGTTCCGCAGCCAGCTCGAACCCTTCGGCAGTCAGCAGCTTGTCCGCGGGCAGCGCATTTCCGGCGAGCAGACCATAGCCGCGATATTGCGGCGGCAGCCCGAACGAGACCCCGCCGCTCTTCTCGAAACGCGCGGTGGCGTGGAATTCGGCATAGCCTTCGATGAACCAACTGGGCAGCGCGGCGTGCGGCCACAGGCTGAGCATCAAGTGGTGGGTATATTCGTGCAACAGGATCGCCTGAGAAGTGAGATCGGTTGCGTCCTGTCCGGCACGTCGCGGGATGACCGCCATCGATCCGCCTGCGCGCGGGCGATAGAAGCCGGCAATGCCGGTATCGCCGACAAGCTTGCCGACGGTGCTCGAGCGGGGCACGACATAAACGGTGACTCGATTGGCGTCGCCGACCCGCTCGTCCTTAAGCCCGCGCAGCGCTCGCAGCGCCTTGTCGAACCGCTCCAGCTGGATGGCGAACAGTTCGAGTTTGGCCGGACTCTCATCCGAATAAACGACGAAATGGTCGGTGCTCGCCTCATGCCATTCGGCCTGTGCGACAGTCGGGGCGATCAGGAACGCGAGCACCAGCAACGTGCGAATCATGAAAAATTCCCCCTATCGGGCGATGCTATTTCACGACCGGGAGTGCGGAAAGCAGAAAAACGACCGATTTAAAGGAAGTTATACGGGTCTACATCTACCACCACGCGCACCTTCGCCGACCATTCGACGCCGCCTAGCCAGTCGCGGATGACGTCCTGAACGTCCAGAGCGCGGCGGGCGTGGACGAGGAGGCGGAAACGGTGGCGGCCGCGCAGCATCGCCAGCGGGGCAGGGGCGGGGCCATAGACTTGCATTTCGTCGACGCGTGGGGCGGCACGACCGATGGCGCGCGCGGTTTCCAGCGCGGCGGCCTTGTCCTCGCTCGACACGATGATCGCAGCGAAACGGCCAAAGGGCGGCGCGCCCGCCTCGCGCCGGGCCTCGGTCTCGGCGGCATAGAAGCTTTCGGCATCGCCGCTGACGAGCGCGCGCATGACCGGGGCGCCGGGGCTGTGCGTCTGGATCAGGACGGTGCCGGGCTTCTCACCGCGACCGGCGCGACCGGACACCTGCATGATTTGCTGAAAACTCCGTTCGGCGGCGCGCAGATCGCCGCCCTCCAGCCCCAGATCGGCATCGACCACGCCGACCAGGGTGAGGTTGGGGAAGTGATAGCCCTTGGTCACCAGCTGCGTGCCGACGACGATGTCGATGTCGCCGACCTCCATCCGGTTGACGAACTCCGCCGCCTTGGCCGGGGACCAGATCGTGTCGCTGGTGACGATGGCGGTTTTGGCGTCGGGGAACAGCGCCGCTACTTCATCCGCGATGCGTTCCACGCCGGGGCCACAGGCGACCAGGCTGTCCTCATCCTTGCACTCCGGGCAGGCGCGCGGGGTGGGGAAGGTGTGGCCGCAATGGTGGCAGGCGAGGCGGTTGATCAGGCGGTGCTCGACCATCCACGCGGTGCAATTGGGACATTGGAAGCGATGGCCACAGGTGCGGCATAGCGTCAGCGGGGCGTAGCCGCGCCGGTTGAGAAACAGCAAAGCCTGTTCCTTACGCTCCAGCGTCGCTTCGATCGCGTTGACCAGTTTTGGCGCAAGCCAGCGCCCGCGCATCGGCGGATCGGCGATCAGGTCGATCGCGGTGATCTCCGGCATCTCCGCCACGCCATAGCGACCGGGCAGTTTCAGCTCGGTATAGCGGCCAAGGGCGACCTGTTGCCGCGTCTCGATCGCCGGGGTGGCACTGGCGAGGATGACCGGGCATTGCTCGAAATGGCCGCGCATCACCGCGACGTCGCGGGCGTGGTAGTGGACGCCCTCTTCCTGTTTGAAGCTGGTCTCGTGCGCCTCATCGACCACGATCAGGCCGAGATTCTTGTACGGGAGGAAGAGGGATGAGCGCGCGCCGACCGTGACCATTGCCTCGCCGCTGGCGATGGCGCGCCATGCGCGGCGGCGCTGCGACTGGCGAAGGCCCGAATGCCACGCCACCGGCTCGACGCCGAAGCGGGCGTGGAAGCGTTTGAGGAAGGGTTCGGTCAGGGCGATTTCGGGTAGGAGGACGAGGGTCTGCCTGCCCGCCGCGATTGCCGCCGCGACGGCTTCAAAATAGACTTCTGTCTTGCCCGATCCGGTGACGCCGTCGAGCAGGAAGGGCTGGAACGCCGCGTCCGTAACGGCGTCGCGCAGGGTGGCCGCGACGCCCGCCTGTTCGCCCGACAGTTCGGGCTGGCCGAATGCCGGGTCCGGCATCGGATAGGGCGTGTCGAGATCGACCGTCACGCCCTCGATCGCGCCGGCCTTGACCAGTCCCCGGATTACGCCGTCCGACACATCCGCGATCGTCGCGAGTTCGCGGATCAGCCCCTGCCTGTCGCCGATTCGCGCCAGCGCTTGTTCGCGCTGCGCGGTCATGCGTTCGGGGATTTCGCCGGTGGCGCGATATTCGATGACGGTCTTGCCGCCCTCCAGCGCGGAGATGGACGCCAGCGACATGCGCAACACCGATGCCAGCGGCGCGAGATAATAGTTGGCGGTCCATTCGATCAGGCGGCGCAAGGGGGCGGGGATCGGTGGCGCATCGGCCACGCCCATCAGGTTGCGCAGACGGTTGTCGCCGACCTCCTCAGTGGGCAGCCGTTCGGCTTCCCACGCCACGCCGATCAGCTGGCGCGGGCCAAGCGGCGCGACGACGATCGACCCCGGCTCGACGTGCATGCCGCGAGGAATGCGATAGTCGAGCGGGCCGAGCGCAGAATTGAGGACGATGACGCGGGCGCGGGACATGGATGTCATATCGGCATTCCGGTGCGGGCTGGAAAGCGCTAACGATGCGGCAAGGGAGTTCCCGATGATGCTTTTCGCCGCACTGCTGTTGCTTCAGGCTGCGCCTGCCGTCGCCGAATGTACGGCGACCGATGTCGGGCTGGCCGCCAATCTATCCGGCTGGACTACGCCTGCCACCGCGTTTGGGGTGAACAAGGCAGTGACGCTGGAAGCGCGCGATGTGTCGAAACTGACCGGCGTTCCGGCAGGCACGAAGCCCGGCGGTGCGGTGATGATCGGGTTCAGGATCGAGGCGGCGGGTCGCTATGGCATCGCGCCGGACCAGCGCGTCTGGATCGACGTGGTGCCGGGCGTGGCGGGTGGTGAAGCGCTGAAATCCACCGCGCACGGCCACGGCCCGAAATGCTCGACGATACGAAAGATCGTGCGCTTCGACCTGAAGCCGGGCGTGTATCGGCTTTATGTGACGGGTCTGGAGAAACCTGAGGCCAGGGTGATGCTGGTCGCAGACTAGAAATCGAGGCCGAACCCCGCCGATAGCGCATGGTCCATTACGTCGCGGTCGCCATCGCGGCCGAAGCCATATTGGCTCATATAGCCGACCTCGAACGATAGCAGGTCGTTGGCTTGCCACGCCACTCCGGCGAAGTTGCGCATCCGCTCAAGACCCGCGCGCTGACCCCAATCGGTGTCGTCGAGCGGGATGAAGCTTTCATGGTGCGCGATCAGGCTGAACGTTTCGTCGAGCGGCAGCGTTGCCTTGATTTGAGGGCGCAGGCGATAGCCGATTTCGTCGCCGTCGGAGCGGTTGCGATGTTCCAGCCGCACGCGACCCGACAGCTTCACCGGTCCCGCTGCGCCCGACAGGCCGATCTGCACGCGCAACCGATCCTCGGTCCGCGTCACGACGCCACGCGAATAATTGATGTTGCGGACATAGCCGCCGCCGATGGTGATGCTGTCGGTCAGCTTGTGCGCGATCAGCGTGTTGATCTCGACCTCGTACAACCCGCCCGGATCGTTACCCCAGCGCGCCACGGTGTCGAACTCGAACGCGGTATCCTCGCCCAGCCCGACGCTTGCCGCGCCGGTCAGCCACAATTCCTGATCCTCTTCCTGCGCCAGTGCGGGCGCGGCGATGAGGGCTAGCGGCAAGGCAAGAAGGATGGAGCGCATTGGATTCCGGTGTTAGAGGCCGCCCGAGAGTCGCGCGCCTTTAGCGTGCCGTCATCCGATTGTCACATTTGCCCGAGGTGCCCCCATGAAGTTCTTCGCCGACACCGCCGACACCAACGATATCCGCGAGCTGGCCGATGCCGGGTTGCTCGACGGCGTCACCACCAATCCGTCGCTGATCCACAAGGCGGGGCGCAACTTCCTGGAAGTCGTCGCCGAAATCTGTGCGATCGTCCCCGGCAAGCCGGTGTCCGCCGAAGTCGTTGCGCTCGACCATGAAGGCATGATGCGCGAAGCCGAAATCGTGCGGAAAATCGCCGACAATGTCGCGGTCAAGGTGCCGCTGACGATCGACGGGCTGAAGACCTGCAAGGCGCTGACCGACGACGGGACGATGGTCAATGTCACCTTGTGTTTCTCCGCCAATCAGGCGCTGCTGGCGGCGAAGGCGGGGGCGACGTTCGTGTCGCCATTCGTCGGGCGGCATGACGATATCGGCTTCGACGGCATGGACCTGATCGGTGACATCCGTCTGATCTATGACAATTACGCCTTCGACACCGAAATCCTGGTCGCCAGCGTGCGCCATCCGATCCATATCCTTGAGGCGGCCAAACTGGGTGCGGACGTGATGACCGCGCCCCCTGCCGTGATCCGCCAGCTGGTCAAGCACCCGCTGACGGACAAGGGCATCGAGGGCTTCCTCGCCGACTGGGCCAAGACCGGACAGACGATCGGCTGAGATTTCACGCCTCCTTTGAGGGTTTTTCGAAAATCTGTTCGATTGTCAGCTCGAACAGATCGGCGATCCTGAACGCCAGCGGCAGGGACGGGTCGTAGCGGCCCGTCTCGATCGCGTTCACGCTCTGGCGCGAGACTTCGAGCCGTTCGGCCAGATCCTGCTGGCTCCAGCTGCGTTCGGCACGCAGGATGCGAAGGCGGTTGTTCATGCCGCATTCTCCGTCCGGCGATAGTCGCGGATCGCCATCAGGCATTGGGTGATGCTCCACAGAATGCACCAGGCAGGGAAAGCCCAAAGCAAATCGACGCTGCCTAGCGCACCACGCTGCTGAAGAAATCCGAGTGCGGTCGACAGGGTCAACAATATGCCGATGCTGACCAGCATCGCGACAACCTGACGCCGGCGCACATACTCGTCGGTTTCCTCGATCAGATACAAGCCGGTAACGATCAACGAGGCGGCAATTGCGATGGCGGGAAGGATCGACAGGCCGATCACCGCTAGGGGTGCGGGACTGAGATTCTTTACCACCCAGGTCGCGGCAGTCAGCAGCACGCCATAGGCGATCGTCGCACCAATAAAGCGCCATATGAAACGGAGGGAAGCGGGAGAAATTTTCATGTCAAGCATCCTTTCTAATCAGACAAGGTCGCTTTACGTCAATGACGCTTTACATGTCAAGCGTGCTTTCCTCGCAATTGTTCGAGCATGTCAGCAGCCAGCAGGCTGAGCGTGTCGTCCCTTGCCCCCATGATGACGATGCGGTCGCCGGGGCGGGCGGTGGCGACGAGGTGGGCGGCGGCGGCGGGGCGGTCGGGGATGTGGCGGGCGTTGCGGCCCGATGCGGCAATGTCGGCGACGATGTCGGCGCTGGTGACTTCACGGGTGACGGTGCCGCCGTGATAGACGGGATCGGGCAGGATCAGCAGGTCGTCGGAGGCAAGGCGGGTGACGAAGGTTTCGACCAGTTCGCGGCGCATGACTTTCAGCGGGCCGAAACCGTGCGGCTGGAACAGGGCAAGGATACGGCCGGGGAAGGCGTGGAGTGTATCAAGCGTCGCGCCGATCTTGTCGGGGTTGTGGCCGAAATCGTCGATCACGGCGACGCCGTTCGCTTCGCCGACCAGTTCGAAACGGCGGCGCAGGCCGGTGAAGCCTTCGATGGCGCTTGCGGCGTCGGCCAGCGGAATCCCCGCCGCCGTGACTGCGCCGATTGCGGCGAGGGCGTTGGCGACATTGTGTTCGCCGGGGACGGAGAGGCGGACATGGCGGGTTTCGCTCGCTGTCACCAAGTCGAAGCCGATGGCGAAGGGTTCGGGGGACAGGTTGCGTGCCGAAATATCGGCGTCGCCTTCGACCGCGAACGTCACGGTGCGGGCGCGGTCGAGCGTCATCGCCAGCGCCGCGCTTTCGGCATCGCCGACATTGACGACGGTGGTCGTTGCCTTGGCCGCGAAATCGCCGAACAATTGGCGCAGTTCCTCAAGCGATTTATGGTCGAGACTGACATTGTTGAGCACTGCGATCTTTGGCCAATAGTTCGCGATCGAACCGTCGCTCTCATCCACTTCGCTAACGAACGCATCGCCATTGCCTACCAAAGCGGTGGCGAAAGGCGCGTCGGGGGTGGCGAAATTCTTCATCACCGCGCCGTTCATCACCGTCGGATCGCGGCCAGTGGCGTGCATGATCCAGCCGATCATGCCGGTGACGGTCGACTTGCCGCTGGTCCCGGCGATGCCGATCGGGAGCGGTGCGGCGTTGAACAGTTGCGACAGGAGTTGCGCGCGCGTCATCTGGGGACAGCCGAGTTCGGCGGCGCGGACCATGTCGGGCACGGTTGCCTCGACCGCTGCCGAGGCCACCACCATCTGCTCCGCCGAGGCGATGCCGCTGCCGTCCTGAGCGAACAATTCGACGCCGAGCGCGCGGAGGGCATCGAACTTGGCGGGAAGCCGTCCGGAATCGAGGCTGCGGTCGGAGCCGGCGACTTTCGCGCCGTGCCCGGCCAGGATCATCGCCAGCGGCATCATGCCGCTGCCCCCGATCCCGACGAAAAAGTAAGGTTTGCCGTGTTGCATCGCCCCGCGCTATCGCCGGTTCATTGAAAAGGGGC is a window from the Sphingomonas sp. LT1P40 genome containing:
- a CDS encoding UDP-N-acetylmuramate--L-alanine ligase yields the protein MQHGKPYFFVGIGGSGMMPLAMILAGHGAKVAGSDRSLDSGRLPAKFDALRALGVELFAQDGSGIASAEQMVVASAAVEATVPDMVRAAELGCPQMTRAQLLSQLFNAAPLPIGIAGTSGKSTVTGMIGWIMHATGRDPTVMNGAVMKNFATPDAPFATALVGNGDAFVSEVDESDGSIANYWPKIAVLNNVSLDHKSLEELRQLFGDFAAKATTTVVNVGDAESAALAMTLDRARTVTFAVEGDADISARNLSPEPFAIGFDLVTASETRHVRLSVPGEHNVANALAAIGAVTAAGIPLADAASAIEGFTGLRRRFELVGEANGVAVIDDFGHNPDKIGATLDTLHAFPGRILALFQPHGFGPLKVMRRELVETFVTRLASDDLLILPDPVYHGGTVTREVTSADIVADIAASGRNARHIPDRPAAAAHLVATARPGDRIVIMGARDDTLSLLAADMLEQLRGKHA
- a CDS encoding helix-turn-helix transcriptional regulator — protein: MNNRLRILRAERSWSQQDLAERLEVSRQSVNAIETGRYDPSLPLAFRIADLFELTIEQIFEKPSKEA
- a CDS encoding tetratricopeptide repeat protein; its protein translation is MIRTLLVLAFLIAPTVAQAEWHEASTDHFVVYSDESPAKLELFAIQLERFDKALRALRGLKDERVGDANRVTVYVVPRSSTVGKLVGDTGIAGFYRPRAGGSMAVIPRRAGQDATDLTSQAILLHEYTHHLMLSLWPHAALPSWFIEGYAEFHATARFEKSGGVSFGLPPQYRGYGLLAGNALPADKLLTAEGFELAAEQRDGLYGRGWLLTHYLTFGERRPKQLSTYLLAINDGKPAMQAATEAFGDLKLLDRELERYKTGKFVGKTVLPAAFTVGPVKIRKLTPGEAATMDVRIVSKNGVNEKTAPGVYVQAKKAAAPFPDDPGAQIVLAETAYDAGDYGGAEGAADRAIAVDAKAIDAHVYKAMARMALAEKASDQSKETWSAIRKIISTANRLDPDDPEPLILFFRSFVEAGQIPTKNARIGLYRAFELGPQDRGLRMNAATTYLQDGNPAMARELLKPLAYDPHGGGLAKAAATLIAAIDAGKGTEGLRTLREKPADGEDAGADAKP
- a CDS encoding DUF2490 domain-containing protein, translating into MRSILLALPLALIAAPALAQEEDQELWLTGAASVGLGEDTAFEFDTVARWGNDPGGLYEVEINTLIAHKLTDSITIGGGYVRNINYSRGVVTRTEDRLRVQIGLSGAAGPVKLSGRVRLEHRNRSDGDEIGYRLRPQIKATLPLDETFSLIAHHESFIPLDDTDWGQRAGLERMRNFAGVAWQANDLLSFEVGYMSQYGFGRDGDRDVMDHALSAGFGLDF
- a CDS encoding primosomal protein N': MSRARVIVLNSALGPLDYRIPRGMHVEPGSIVVAPLGPRQLIGVAWEAERLPTEEVGDNRLRNLMGVADAPPIPAPLRRLIEWTANYYLAPLASVLRMSLASISALEGGKTVIEYRATGEIPERMTAQREQALARIGDRQGLIRELATIADVSDGVIRGLVKAGAIEGVTVDLDTPYPMPDPAFGQPELSGEQAGVAATLRDAVTDAAFQPFLLDGVTGSGKTEVYFEAVAAAIAAGRQTLVLLPEIALTEPFLKRFHARFGVEPVAWHSGLRQSQRRRAWRAIASGEAMVTVGARSSLFLPYKNLGLIVVDEAHETSFKQEEGVHYHARDVAVMRGHFEQCPVILASATPAIETRQQVALGRYTELKLPGRYGVAEMPEITAIDLIADPPMRGRWLAPKLVNAIEATLERKEQALLFLNRRGYAPLTLCRTCGHRFQCPNCTAWMVEHRLINRLACHHCGHTFPTPRACPECKDEDSLVACGPGVERIADEVAALFPDAKTAIVTSDTIWSPAKAAEFVNRMEVGDIDIVVGTQLVTKGYHFPNLTLVGVVDADLGLEGGDLRAAERSFQQIMQVSGRAGRGEKPGTVLIQTHSPGAPVMRALVSGDAESFYAAETEARREAGAPPFGRFAAIIVSSEDKAAALETARAIGRAAPRVDEMQVYGPAPAPLAMLRGRHRFRLLVHARRALDVQDVIRDWLGGVEWSAKVRVVVDVDPYNFL
- a CDS encoding trypsin-like peptidase domain-containing protein, which translates into the protein MLKRLLLAFALMLGLAGPAHADDISASGRGVVRIVTIATVEGEVVGFGHGSGFAVAPNRVITNAHVVEAAERYPGNVLIGVVPSEGDKSYQGRLIAVDSDRDLALIEFTGIRLPPLTFYNGPIGEGDVMIALGYPGNVDLATARSSADFITPLSPIRSQGVFSGRRDLQGVRVLLHTAGIARGNSGGPLLDPCGRVLGVNAALTRADDGDASFGFAIGNEEVAAFMREAKQPMPANGVACTSIADRLAADRSEAEKARSVEEVRQREAAARAAADREGALDQARIDNFVTRENYIAGATLLLVLGALSIGGAGLFYTRGQQREAIWCAAGGGVLVVAAFVTFFTRPAFDPAAIDAAAGVSVPPAAAEPGGLGKMVCAIDPARSRVTVSTTEDVKIDINPDGCVNARTQYAESGQNWQRILVPDDEQTVSVLEYAPTTRTYSTTRYLLTAPQMSAARKRRAEVKVKSCSTDPAARANLAAQQQAIRTALPQVFNERLVYRCKAG
- a CDS encoding GNAT family N-acetyltransferase, with the translated sequence MSKGDLAAVTAISAAVHGRYAEPLAVYAERLVLYPAGCFVWDDVGEVHGLLVSHPWHRDTPPALGALLGAIPANADTFYLHDIALLPETRGQGAGSAATALVTELAVGAGLAEITLVAVNCADRFWTTQGFEHDTDAASVGYGPGTFLMHRDIDQLTRRAPSAKPPHK
- the fsa gene encoding fructose-6-phosphate aldolase; the protein is MKFFADTADTNDIRELADAGLLDGVTTNPSLIHKAGRNFLEVVAEICAIVPGKPVSAEVVALDHEGMMREAEIVRKIADNVAVKVPLTIDGLKTCKALTDDGTMVNVTLCFSANQALLAAKAGATFVSPFVGRHDDIGFDGMDLIGDIRLIYDNYAFDTEILVASVRHPIHILEAAKLGADVMTAPPAVIRQLVKHPLTDKGIEGFLADWAKTGQTIG